In a single window of the Bactrocera dorsalis isolate Fly_Bdor chromosome 2, ASM2337382v1, whole genome shotgun sequence genome:
- the LOC105233451 gene encoding phospholipase A1 — MKVLVILAVCALAVVAVPIPEEERINGENGWYVPQADGSLIWVSTEEGEQMLDELEKQEEVQSRLLPVPVTFYLYTNRNPSKGVKITETFKSISESEFDASNPTRFVIHGWTQSYTAGMNKDIRAAWLGRGKYNVIIVDWERARSVDYASSVVAVPKTGEKVASMINYLVDIHNLSLNDTEVIGHSLGAHVAGYAGKNTRNGLLHAIVGLDPALPLFSYNKPNKRLNANDANYVESIQTNGGELGFLKPIGKGAFYPNGGKTQPGCLLDLTGACSHARSTAYYAEAVARDDFPSMRCGDYEEAVKDDCGSSYSGVKMGAVTNAYMVNGDFYVPVHSSSPYGFGNS; from the exons ATGAAAGTGTTGGTGATTTTGGCGGTTTGCGCTCTAGCAG TTGTTGCCGTGCCCATTCCTGAAGAGGAACGCATAAACGGTGAGAATGGTTGGTATGTGCCACAGGCTGACGGCTCCTTAATTTGGGTCTCAACCGAAGAGGGTGAACAAATGCTAGATGAATTGGAGAAGCAGGAAGAAGTACAGAGTCGTCTGTTGCCCGTGCCAGTGACTTTCTACTTATACACAAACAGAAATCCGTCAAAAGGAGTAAAGATTACAGAAACCTTCAAATCCATTTCCGAATCCGAATTCGATGCTAGCAATCCAACGAG ATTCGTTATTCATGGTTGGACCCAGAGCTACACCGCTGGTATGAATAAAGATATACGCGCAGCGTGGTTGGGACGTGGAAAGTATAATGTGATCATTGTCGATTGGGAACGCGCACGTTCTGTTGATTATGCCTCTTCTGTTGTTGCTGTACCAAAGACTGGCGAAAAGGTGGCCAGCATGATCAACTATTTGGTTGATATACATAATTTGAGTTTGAATGATACGGAAGTTATTGGTCATAGTTTGGGTGCTCATGTAGCAGGTTATGCTGGTAAGAACACTAGAAATGGGTTGCTTCACGCCATAGTCGGTTTGGACCCCGCTTTACCACTCTTCAGTTATAACAAGCCCAACAAACGTTTGAACGCCAATGATGCTAATTACGTCGAGTCCATTCAGACCAACGGCGGTGAATTGGGTTTCCTGAAGCCAATCGGTAAGGGAGCGTTTTACCCGAATGGTGGTAAGACTCAACCTGGCTGTCTTTTGGATTTAACTGGTGCTTGCAGTCATGCGCGCTCCACCGCTTACTACGCTGAGGCTGTGGCTCGTGATGACTTCCCCAGCATGCGTTGTGGTGACTATGAAGAAGCAGTGAAAGATGATTGTGGCAGCTCTTACAGTGGTGTGAAAATGGGTGCAGTTACAAATGCTTATATGGTGAATGGTGATTTTTATGTGCCGGTACATAGCTCTTCACCTTATGGTTTCGGTAACTCATAA
- the LOC105233448 gene encoding phospholipase A1, with the protein MKTLHILAIVLLAAAISAFPVEEGRENGENGWYIPQVNESFVWMTIEEGENAVAKREKQDTLEGRLNLVPVNYYLYTEKNPTTPQKITVTAETVLNSNFNASNPTKFLIHGWLQSYKANMNKNIRDAWLSNGDYNIIVVDWARARSIDYVSSVAAVPKVGKKIADMIESLVENHGLSLSDTEVIGHSLGAQAAGFTGKNVASGKLHAIVGLDPALPLYSYNKPNKRLNSDDATYVESIQTDGGQLGFLKPIGKGAFYPNGGKKQPGCGLDLTGACSHARSCVYYAEAVKADNFPSMRCGDYQEAVKKSCGVSYSSVKMGAVTNAYMVAGDFYVPVRSTAPYGYGSD; encoded by the exons ATGAAGACCTTGCATATTTTGGCAATTGTTTTATTAGCAG CCGCTATTTCGGCTTTTCCTGTAGAAGAGGGCCGCGAGAATGGCGAGAATGGCTGGTATATACCACAAGTGAATGAATCATTCGTCTGGATGACCATTGAAGAGGGCGAGAATGCAGTTGCGAAGCGTGAGAAACAGGACACATTAGAAGGCCGTCTCAACTTAGTGCCCGTCAACTATTATCTGTATACGGAAAAAAATCCAACTACTCCACAGAAAATTACAGTTACCGCTGAAACTGTTTTGAACTCGAACTTCAATGCCAGCAATCCCACCAA ATTTTTAATTCATGGTTGGCTTCAGAGTTACAAAGCCAATATGAACAAGAATATTCGCGATGCTTGGTTGAGTAATGGTGACTACAACATCATTGTGGTGGATTGGGCACGCGCTCGTTCTATTGACTATGTATCCAGTGTTGCGGCTGTACCCAAAGTGGGCAAAAAGATCGCCGACATGATTGAGTCTTTGGTAGAGAATCACGGTCTCTCCCTGAGTGATACCGAGGTGATTGGTCACAGTTTGGGTGCTCAAGCTGCCGGATTTACAGGCAAAAATGTTGCTTCTGGTAAATTGCATGCCATTGTTGGTTTGGACCCCGCGCTGCCACTCTACAGCTACAATAAGCCCAACAAACGTCTCAACAGCGATGATGCTACTTACGTTGAATCCATCCAGACTGATGGTGGACAACTTGGTTTCCTGAAACCAATTGGTAAAGGTGCCTTCTACCCGAATGGTGGCAAAAAGCAACCCGGTTGTGGTCTGGATTTGACTGGTGCCTGCAGCCATGCTCGCTCTTGCGTCTATTACGCTGAAGCTGTGAAAGCCGATAACTTTCCAAGCATGCGTTGTGGTGACTATCAAGAGGCCGTAAAGAAAAGTTGTGGTGTGTCATACAgtagtgtgaaaatgggtgcTGTTACGAACGCTTATATGGTGGCTGGGGATTTCTATGTACCCGTACGCAGCACTGCTCCCTATGGCTACGGATCTGATTAA
- the LOC125776465 gene encoding pancreatic triacylglycerol lipase-like: MKVVIILAICALTAVAAVAIPEGENVSGEDGWYIPQADGSLVWVSTEEGEQILADLEQQEEMQSRLLPVPVTFYLYTNSNPSKGVKITETVKSITDSDFDASNPTRFVIHGWTQSYTAGMNKDIRASWLARGKYNVIIVDWARARSVDYASSVAAVPKTGEKVASMINFLVDNFGMNLDETEVIGHSLGAHVAGYAGKNTKNGMLHAIVGLDPALPLFSYNKPNKRLNANDANYVESIQTNGGQLGFLKPIGKGAFYPNGGKTQPGCTLDLTGACSHARSTAYYAEAVARDDFPSMRCGDYEEAVADDCGTSYSGVKMGAITNAYMVNGDYYVPVRSSSPYGYGSS; the protein is encoded by the exons ATGAAAGTCGTGATTATTTTAGCAATCTGTGCGCTAACCGCAG TCGCTGCAGTAGCCATTCCCGAAGGGGAAAATGTCAGTGGTGAAGACGGTTGGTATATTCCTCAAGCTGACGGCTCATTAGTTTGGGTCTCAACCGAGGAGGGTGAACAAATTTTGGCCGATTTAGAGCAGCAGGAAGAAATGCAAAGTCGTTTATTGCCAGTGCCAGTGACTTTTTACCTCTACACAAATAGCAACCCTTCTAAAGGAGTAAAAATTACCGAAACTGTCAAATCCATCACCGATTCCGACTTCGATGCTAGCAATCCAACAAG ATTCGTTATACACGGTTGGACCCAGAGCTACACCGCCGGTATGAATAAGGATATCCGTGCCTCTTGGTTGGCACGTGGAAAATACAATGTGATCATTGTCGATTGGGCACGCGCACGTTCCGTCGACTATGCCTCTTCTGTTGCTGCTGTACCAAAGACTGGCGAAAAGGTGGCCAGTATGATTAACTTCTTGGTCGATAACTTTGGTATGAATTTGGATGAAACCGAAGTGATCGGTCACAGTTTAGGTGCTCATGTAGCCGGTTATGCTGGTAAGAACACTAAAAATGGAATGCTTCACGCCATAGTCGGTTTGGACCCCGCCCTGCCACTCTTCAGTTACAACAAGCCCAACAAACGTTTGAACGCCAACGATGCCAATTATGTCGAGTCCATTCAGACCAACGGTGGTCAACTCGGTTTCCTCAAACCAATTGGTAAGGGCGCCTTCTACCCGAATGGTGGTAAGACTCAACCTGGCTGTACTTTGGATTTAACTGGAGCCTGCAGTCATGCGCGCTCCACCGCCTACTACGCTGAGGCTGTGGCTCGTGATGACTTTCCCAGCATGCGTTGTGGTGACTATGAGGAAGCAGTGGCAGATGACTGTGGCACTTCTTACAGTGGTGTGAAAATGGGAGCAATAACAAATGCTTATATGGTGAATGGTGATTATTACGTGCCCGTACGTAGTTCTTCACCTTATGGTTATGGTTCATCTTAA
- the LOC105233449 gene encoding pancreatic triacylglycerol lipase-like, translating to MKVVIILAICALTAVAAVAIPEGKNVSGEDGWYIPQADGSLVWVSTEEGEQILADLEQQEEMQSRLLPVPVTFYLYTNSNPSKGVKITETVKSITDSDFDASNPTRFVIHGWTQSYTAGMNKDIRASWLARGKYNVIIVDWARARSVDYASSVAAVPKTGEKVASMINFLVDNFGMNLDETEVIGHSLGAHVAGYAGKNTKNGMLHAIVGLDPALPLFSYNKPNKRLNANDANYVESIQTNGGQLGFLKPIGKGAFYPNGGKTQPGCTLDLTGACSHARSTAYYAEAVARDDFPSMRCGDYEEAVADDCGTSYSGVKMGAITNAYMVNGDYYVPVRSSSPYGYGSS from the exons ATGAAAGTCGTGATTATTTTAGCAATCTGTGCGCTAACCGCAG TCGCTGCAGTAGCCATTCCCGAAGGGAAAAATGTCAGTGGTGAAGACGGTTGGTATATTCCTCAAGCTGACGGCTCATTAGTTTGGGTCTCAACCGAGGAGGGTGAACAAATTTTGGCCGATTTAGAGCAGCAGGAAGAAATGCAAAGTCGTTTATTGCCAGTGCCAGTGACTTTTTACCTCTACACAAATAGCAACCCTTCTAAAGGAGTAAAAATTACCGAAACTGTCAAATCCATCACCGATTCCGACTTCGATGCTAGCAATCCAACAAG ATTCGTTATACACGGTTGGACCCAGAGCTACACCGCCGGTATGAATAAGGATATCCGTGCCTCTTGGTTGGCACGTGGAAAATACAATGTGATCATTGTCGATTGGGCACGCGCACGTTCCGTCGACTATGCCTCTTCTGTTGCTGCTGTACCAAAGACTGGCGAAAAGGTGGCCAGTATGATTAACTTCTTGGTCGATAACTTTGGTATGAATTTGGATGAAACCGAAGTGATCGGTCACAGTTTAGGTGCTCATGTAGCCGGTTATGCTGGTAAGAACACTAAAAATGGAATGCTTCACGCCATAGTCGGTTTGGACCCCGCCCTGCCACTCTTCAGTTACAACAAGCCCAACAAACGTTTGAACGCCAATGATGCCAATTATGTCGAGTCCATTCAGACCAACGGTGGTCAACTCGGTTTCCTCAAACCAATTGGTAAGGGCGCCTTCTACCCGAATGGTGGTAAAACTCAACCTGGCTGTACTTTGGATTTAACTGGAGCCTGCAGTCATGCGCGCTCCACCGCCTACTACGCTGAGGCTGTGGCTCGTGATGACTTTCCCAGCATGCGTTGTGGTGACTATGAGGAAGCAGTGGCAGATGACTGTGGCACTTCTTACAGTGGTGTGAAAATGggagcaattacaaatgcttaTATGGTGAATGGTGATTATTACGTGCCCGTACGTAGTTCTTCACCTTATGGTTATGGTTCATCTTAA
- the LOC105233450 gene encoding pancreatic triacylglycerol lipase — translation MKVVIILAICALTAVAAVPIPEEERVSGENGWYIPQTDGSLVWVSIEEGEKMLDELENKEEIEGRLSTVPVSFYLYTNRNPSKKQKITETAKSINNSDFDASNPTRFVIHGWTQSYTAGMNKDIRAAWLGRGKYNVIIVDWARARSVDYATSVVAVPKVGKKVASMINYLVENFGMSLEETEVIGHSLGAHIAGYAGKNTKHGLLHAIVGLDPALPLFSYNKPNKRLNANDANYVESIQTNGGQLGFLKPIGKGAFYPNGGKSQPGCLLDVTGACSHGRSTSYYAEAVARDDFPSMSCGDYQEAVKDACGSSYSGVKMGAVTNAYMVNGDYYVPVHSSSPYGYGYA, via the exons ATGAAAGTCGTGATAATTTTAGCAATCTGTGCGCTAACCGCAG TCGCTGCCGTACCCATTCCTGAGGAGGAACGTGTCAGCGGTGAGAATGGTTGGTACATTCCTCAAACTGATGGCTCATTAGTTTGGGTCTCAATCGAGGAGGGTGAAAAAATGCTAGATGAATTGGAGAATAAAGAAGAGATAGAGGGCCGACTTTCAACAGTGCCAGTGAGTTTCTACTTGTATACAAATAGAAACCcgtcaaaaaaacaaaagattacCGAAACTGCGAAGTCTATTAACAATTCCGACTTCGATGCTAGCAATCCAACGAG ATTCGTTATACACGGTTGGACCCAGAGCTACACCGCCGGTATGAATAAGGATATTCGTGCTGCCTGGTTGGGACGTGGAAAATATAATGTGATCATTGTCGATTGGGCACGTGCACGTTCGGTTGATTATGCCACCTCTGTTGTTGCGGTACCCAAGGTTGGCAAAAAGGTGGCCAGTATGATCAACTATTTGGTGGAGAACTTTGGCATGAGTTTGGAAGAAACCGAAGTGATCGGTCATAGTTTGGGTGCTCATATAGCCGGTTATGCGGGTAAGAACACTAAACATGGATTACTTCACGCCATAGTCGGTTTGGACCCCGCTCTGCCACTCTTCAGTTATAACAAACCGAACAAACGTTTGAATGCCAATGATGCCAATTATGTCGAGTCCATTCAGACCAACGGCGGTCAACTTGGTTTCCTCAAACCTATAGGTAAGGGCGCTTTCTACCCGAACGGTGGTAAGAGTCAACCTGGTTGTCTTTTGGATGTAACTGGTGCCTGCAGTCATGGGCGTTCCACTTCTTACTATGCTGAGGCTGTGGCGCGAGATGATTTCCCCAGCATGAGTTGTGGTGACTATCAGGAAGCAGTGAAGGATGCATGTGGCAGCTCTTACAGTGGTGTGAAAATGGGTGCAGTGACAAATGCTTATATGGTGAATGGTGATTATTATGTGCCCGTACATAGTTCTTCACCTTATGGTTATGGTTATGCTTAA